Below is a genomic region from Acidobacteriota bacterium.
ATCGGGTTGGCGGCGTTCGGCGTTAACCTCAGCGCGACGCTTGCCGGCCTGGGCATTGGCGGACTTGCGATTGCCTTCGCGGCGCAGAAGACGCTCGAGAATGTGTTCGGCGGCATCTTCGTTTTGAGCGATCGCAGCCTGCTCGTCGGAGATTTCTGCCGGCTCGGGCAGCATGTCGGCGAGGTCGAAGACGTCGGACTGCGCACGACCAGCCTGCGCACGCCCGGCCGCACGCTGGTGCACGTGCCCAACGGCACACTCGCCACAATGGACCTCGAGAACTTCAGCCGGCGCGACAAGTTCCTGCTCAATCCGACCATCGCGCTGCACTACGAAACCAGCCGCGCCCAACTCGAACAGGTTCTGGCCAGCATCCGCCGGTTGCTCACCGATGATGCGCGCTTCGAAGCCGGAACGTCGCGAGTCCGATTGATCCGCTTCGGATCATCGTCGCTCGACATCGAGGTGTTTGCTTACATCGCAACCCGGGATTTCGCGGACTTCCTCGCGATTCAGGAAGAGATCCTGCTCGGCGTGATGGATGTCGTGCAGAAGGCCGGCACCGCGCTCGCCGTGCCGTCACAGACGATGTACGTGCGCCAGGAGACGGCCGAGACACCGGCCAGGCCGGTCGCGTTCGAGTAGGATGAGTTCATGCTGCTCGCCGAAGTATTGACCGACGCGGTGGTGCTGGCGCCGCTCACCAAGGGAGGCAACCTTCCGTACCGCCGATTGTGCGTGTCGCTGGGCGCTCGCGTCACGATGAGCGAGATGACCGTAGCGCGGCGTCTCAAACAGCGGCGCCGGGGCGAGTACGCGCTGATTCGGCGTGCACCTGAGGAGACGTTCTTTGGCGTGCAGTTGGCTGGCACCAATCCTGAGGAAATGGGCTGGGCCGCCGCGCTGGTCGAATCGCGCGGGGCGGATCTGGTCGATCTCAATGTCGGGTGCCCCATCGACTACTTCACCAGCAAGGGTCTCGGTGCCGCGTTGTCGCGACAGCCGGCCCGGATCGGCCGCATCGTCGAAGCAATGAAGCGCTCGGTCGAGCACGTCCCTATCACCGTCAAGATCCGGCTCGGGTGGAATGAGAAGTCCCGCAATCACGTCGAACAGGCGCGGGCGGCCGTCGAGGGAGGCGCGGATGCGATCGTCGTGCACGGGCGGACCAGGGATGCCCGGTATCGATCCGCGGCCGACTGGGATGCCGTCGGCGAAGTGGTTGCGGCCGTGCAAGTGCCGGTCGTGGGCAACGGCGACATCCTGTTTCCCTACGAGATTGCCGGGGCCCGTTCGCGTTCCGGGTGCGCGGGTGTGATGGTGGGTCGGGGCGCGCTCATCAAGCCGTGGATCTTCCGGGAGGCCGCCGAAGGCTATCGCGATATCACGGCTGACAAGCGCCTGGCCATCTACGGCCGATATGTCGATTTCGCCCTCGAACACTGGGGGGGCGACGAACACGGCCGCGCGCGCGTCGCTGACTTTACGCGGTGGCACTTCGGGTTCTGGTGCCGGTACGTGCCGCAGCGGGCTGACGGGTCGTTTCCGACGATGCAGGGCCGGGACCCGCGGGATTTCGGCCGGACACCACTCGAGGCCCTGCTCGCTCGCGGCGACGCCGCGGCACACGCGTGGCTGGCCGACCGGCTGGTCGCGCACGAAACGGTAGACCCGGATGCGGCACCGCCACCGACCGAAGAGGTTGAGAGCGACGAATCCCAGGTTGCCGGATAGCCGCTCCCAACGGGCGCAATGAATTGCGCCCCTACGACACGTCGAGGATGTATCTTTCGTCGGGAAGGCATTGGAAGCCATTATGAAGACACTGGTGTTGTTGAGGCACGGCGAAAGCACGTGGAACAAGGAAAACCGGTTCACCGGCTGGACCGACGTCGAATTGAGCGAGAAGGGCGTGCAGGAGGCTATCGAGGCCGGCCGGATCTTGAACGACGGCGGCTACGCATTTGATGTGGCCTATACATCGGTGCTCAAGCGCGCCATCAAGACGTTGTGGCTCGCGCTCGAGCAGATGGATCTGATGTGGATTCCCGTGCACAACTCATGGCGGCTGAACGAGCGTCACTACGGAGCCCTGCAGGGCCTGAACAAGGCCGAGACGGCGGCCAGGCACGGGATGGAGCAGACACAGATCTGGCGGCGGAGCTACGCGGTGCCGCCGCCGCCGCTGGCGCCTGACGATCCGCGTCATCCGGGCCGCGATCCGCGGTACGCCTCGCTCCGGCCGGAAGAACTCCCGCTCACTGAGTGTCTCAAGGACACCGTGGCGCGCTTTCTGCCGATCTGGCACGAGACCATCGCGCCAGCCGTGCAGAGCGGCCAGCGCGTGCTGATAGCGGCGCACGGCAACAGCCTTCGCGCGCTGGTGAAGTACCTGGACAGCATCCCTGATGACGCGATTGTCGGTCTCAATATCCCGACCGGAATCCCGCTCGTCTACGAACTCACCGACGATCTGCACCCTATTCGCCACTACTACCTGGGCGATCCCGAGGCCATTGCCAGGGCGAGCCAGGCAGTCGCGAATCAGTTGAAGGGTGGCGCGCAGTAGGATCGCCGTCACAGAACGCTGGGGGCAGCCATGGCCAGCATTGACCCCGAGATCGCCCGCCGGATCGAAGAGGTGTTCGCGGCACAGCGCGCGCGGGCGCTCGAACTGCGCGGCTCCACGGCGCAGCAGCGAATCGAGAAGCTCAGAAGGCTCATCTCCGCAGTCGAGACTCACCGAGAGAATATATGTGCGGCCGCGGCCGCCGATTTCAGCAAGCCCCGGCCCGAGGTGGATCTCACCGAACTGCTGCCCGTCATCGCCGAGGCCAGGCATGCCATTCGGCACCTCAAGGGATGGATGCGGCCGCACCGCGTTTGGCCGACGCTGGCGATGATGGGAACGTCTGCGGAAATCCGGTACGAACCCATAGGCGTCACGCTCATCATCGTGCCGTGGAACTACCCGTTCAATCTGGCGTTCTGTCCCCTCGTGTCGGCGATCGCCGCTGGCAACACCGCCATCATCAAGCCGTCCGAAATGACGC
It encodes:
- a CDS encoding tRNA-dihydrouridine synthase family protein translates to MLLAEVLTDAVVLAPLTKGGNLPYRRLCVSLGARVTMSEMTVARRLKQRRRGEYALIRRAPEETFFGVQLAGTNPEEMGWAAALVESRGADLVDLNVGCPIDYFTSKGLGAALSRQPARIGRIVEAMKRSVEHVPITVKIRLGWNEKSRNHVEQARAAVEGGADAIVVHGRTRDARYRSAADWDAVGEVVAAVQVPVVGNGDILFPYEIAGARSRSGCAGVMVGRGALIKPWIFREAAEGYRDITADKRLAIYGRYVDFALEHWGGDEHGRARVADFTRWHFGFWCRYVPQRADGSFPTMQGRDPRDFGRTPLEALLARGDAAAHAWLADRLVAHETVDPDAAPPPTEEVESDESQVAG
- the gpmA gene encoding 2,3-diphosphoglycerate-dependent phosphoglycerate mutase, which produces MKTLVLLRHGESTWNKENRFTGWTDVELSEKGVQEAIEAGRILNDGGYAFDVAYTSVLKRAIKTLWLALEQMDLMWIPVHNSWRLNERHYGALQGLNKAETAARHGMEQTQIWRRSYAVPPPPLAPDDPRHPGRDPRYASLRPEELPLTECLKDTVARFLPIWHETIAPAVQSGQRVLIAAHGNSLRALVKYLDSIPDDAIVGLNIPTGIPLVYELTDDLHPIRHYYLGDPEAIARASQAVANQLKGGAQ